The Candidatus Sphingomonas colombiensis genome contains the following window.
TTCCCAATTGCGACACGGTGAAGAAGGCGCGCGTCTGGCTCGATCAGCATGGCGTGGTCTATGCCTTTCATGATTACAAAAAGGCTGGCGTCGACGAGGCCGCGTTGCGGGGCTGGGTGGCGCGGCTCGGGTGGGAAAAGCTGCTTAACCGTAACGGCACCACCTTCCGCAAATTGCCGGATGAGACAAAGGCCGATCTCGATGCGGAAAAGGCGATTGCGGTGATGCTCGCCAACCCGTCCGCGATCCGTCGGCCGGTGGCGACGAAGGGTGATGCGCTGGTGATCGGATTTGATGCCGCGCAATATGAAACGCTTGTGTAACGGACGCTTGCACGGCACATTCCGGTTCGCAACCGGAGGACGTTGAATGAGCCAGTTCGCGACGCGTGTGCCACTGTGGTTTCGTATCGCGGCCCTGTTGC
Protein-coding sequences here:
- a CDS encoding ArsC family reductase, translated to MALTLFGIPNCDTVKKARVWLDQHGVVYAFHDYKKAGVDEAALRGWVARLGWEKLLNRNGTTFRKLPDETKADLDAEKAIAVMLANPSAIRRPVATKGDALVIGFDAAQYETLV